Part of the Planctomycetia bacterium genome, CATGCGCTGCGCCAACGTGCCCAGGGAATCCCGATCCTCGGCTTTGCCGAACTTCACACCGGCGCGATCGACGGACTCCCAATGACGATCGTATTCACCGAGCAAGGCTTCGATCGACGGCGGCTCTCCGCCGGACATCAATTCGTTGAAGAAGTATTCAATGCCTTGATGGATAACGCTGCCGAAGACCAAGCTCGACGAAACGGTTCGTTCGGGCAGACCGACGACGTAGCGGAACATGTACCTGAGCGGACAGCTGCGATAGGTTGAGATCGCCGAATAGCTGAGGTAGTCTCGCGTTCGAGGTTTGGAGATCGCCGCCGCCGCCGGTGTAGGCATGCCGATCATCGACGACCTCCGTTGCCGGAGGCTCCTATCAACTCGTCGATCAAACCGCTCGCTTCGGTGATCGTCAGTTCGGCCGGGTCGCGCACTCCGAATCCGGCCTGCAGCTTGTCACCGAGTTCGATCCCCTGTCGCTCGGCGATCGCACCGAGTGCCCGGACCTGGCTGGCGGTCGCGGGGCGAGTGCCGTCGCGACGACGACCGGCGGCGTGACCGTTGCCGTTCACTTGGCCGTTACCGTTGTGAGCGTCGGCGCACGTCCCGTTCGACTTCGCCCCGGCGAGTTCCTCATCGACGGAGGCCTTCGCCATGACGAAGAGTTGCTTGATTCGCTCTTTGAGCCGCTCGGCATCGCCGACGAGTGACGAGTCGAATTCCAGTTCCAGATTGACGGCGGCGCCGCGCGACCCGTAATTGGTCTCTCCGACCTTCTTCGTGAAGCCGACGTTGAGTTTGAGCATAAGGACCTCCAGTTAAAATGAGGCGAAAGATGGTTGAAGTGAATAAGGCGCAGCAGCTGGCCTGTACAGCGTTAGCGCAGCCGTGGACACGGCGGTGTTCGAGATGGCTTCGGGATAGCTCCTCGGTGCAGCAATGCCCAACGGGCACGCTAGTTACTTTAAAACGCGCTATCGGAAAGACGGTCTGCGTTCGACCGGACGGGGACGGCGACGAAGTCGCGCGAACCTATCTCTGTATCACAGCCCGATGATGATGGTGACGCACATGACGCAATCCGCAGAATTCAGCGACTTACCCGATGCTTCGGCGTGTAGCACCTGAGCGAGTCGGCTGTTGTTGCACTGAGCCCAGATTCCGAATTCGAGTCGCTCTAGGAGGCCTTTCGAGGTCTCTTTCTTTCAGGTCCTCGTGGCGTTGTTCGTTACCACCGCCTTGCTCTCGCCGGTCGCTTGGAGCGCGGAGAACGCATGGCTTGCCATCGGGCTTGGTGGACAGCGGATGTCGTCCGACGATGGCGAGGCGAGAACGTACCGCGTTTCTCGCGCATTGCGAAAGCGGCCG contains:
- a CDS encoding PD-(D/E)XK nuclease family protein; the protein is MIGMPTPAAAAISKPRTRDYLSYSAISTYRSCPLRYMFRYVVGLPERTVSSSLVFGSVIHQGIEYFFNELMSGGEPPSIEALLGEYDRHWESVDRAGVKFGKAEDRDSLGTLAQRM